Proteins encoded by one window of Akkermansia muciniphila ATCC BAA-835:
- a CDS encoding YraN family protein, whose product MYGELAAASFLRAEGCVILRRNWRPVRGGELDIVCREGECLVFVEVKTRTGNGYGGARRAVNARKRALIRRGAAEWLRLLPEPVNSRYDVVEVLYREGMPPEFRHIRGAFGAKDLPAS is encoded by the coding sequence ATGTACGGGGAACTGGCTGCGGCCTCCTTCCTGCGTGCGGAAGGGTGCGTTATCCTGAGGAGAAACTGGCGTCCCGTCAGAGGCGGAGAGCTGGACATTGTGTGCCGGGAAGGGGAGTGCCTGGTTTTTGTGGAGGTGAAAACCCGTACGGGGAATGGTTATGGAGGTGCCCGCCGCGCTGTGAATGCCCGTAAAAGGGCGCTGATACGCCGGGGAGCGGCGGAATGGCTTCGCCTGCTTCCGGAACCGGTGAATTCCCGTTACGATGTTGTGGAAGTCCTGTACAGGGAAGGGATGCCTCCGGAATTCAGACATATCCGCGGAGCATTCGGGGCGAAGGATTTGCCCGCTTCATGA
- a CDS encoding ribonuclease HII, with the protein MSFEMEARASGFLCVAGVDEAGRGPLAGPVVAGAVILPVLAEELTGLNDSKQLTAAKRERLFLALLECEQAVCSVGVASVEEIDRFNILRATHLAMARAVEGLALRADFCLVDGLPVKGLPVPHRAIVKGDGRSLSIAAASVLAKVTRDRMMMEADASYPQYGFAKHKGYGTKAHMEALRRHGPCPLHRRSFAPVSQMELSIPEQG; encoded by the coding sequence ATGAGTTTTGAGATGGAGGCCCGGGCCTCCGGTTTTCTTTGCGTGGCTGGAGTGGATGAGGCCGGGCGCGGGCCGTTGGCCGGTCCCGTGGTAGCCGGCGCCGTTATTTTGCCTGTTCTGGCGGAGGAGTTAACCGGTTTGAACGATTCCAAGCAGTTGACCGCAGCAAAAAGGGAACGCCTGTTTCTGGCTCTTTTGGAGTGTGAACAGGCGGTGTGTTCCGTAGGAGTGGCTTCCGTGGAAGAAATAGACCGGTTCAACATTTTGAGGGCCACTCATCTGGCGATGGCGCGTGCGGTGGAAGGTCTGGCCCTGCGTGCAGATTTCTGCCTGGTGGATGGATTGCCTGTCAAGGGGCTTCCTGTGCCGCACCGCGCCATTGTAAAGGGGGACGGCAGGAGCCTTTCCATAGCCGCCGCCAGCGTTCTAGCCAAGGTGACGAGGGACCGCATGATGATGGAAGCGGACGCTTCCTACCCGCAGTATGGTTTTGCAAAACACAAGGGATATGGCACAAAAGCCCACATGGAAGCTCTGCGGCGGCATGGGCCCTGTCCGCTCCATCGCCGCTCGTTTGCGCCGGTTTCACAAATGGAACTGTCCATCCCTGAGCAGGGGTAA
- a CDS encoding hemolysin family protein encodes MNDPDPLSILAAFGAAEAPGAGPALGGMMLAVAGFILFLLLNAFFAAGEFALMKVRESQLHAGEGVPARTRKKLARARKAAKHPDLYLAACQAGITLSSLALGFLGTFFVSELTAPFLVSLGLGGMVSVYGIALAVTFIFFACCQVVFGEFIPKAMAMRQPDKAALATVPLLYFFYTVFRYTGILGLTGGMARFVLKYLLGIDPRSTACTVHSTDELMYLVEESERSRELTKQEAEISKNALELNDMCVKDVMTPRSEVDVMDLTAPFEENWELARKSRHTRFPLVEGDHLDEVKGWVHVKDLLKLVGRENPDLRSVRRELRVVPDTMPLDSLLTFFLKEHAHFALVVDEFGDSIGLVFLDDVLEQIVGDDIQDEFDQEEMREFVKTGKDTYAVNGAITLFDLADYLPEMDLDCPGVTTLGGYVISRMGYIPEEGEELRIGRYRAVVTGSDGRRITQILLARLPEEQEEE; translated from the coding sequence ATGAATGATCCGGATCCTCTGAGTATTCTTGCGGCCTTCGGGGCCGCTGAAGCGCCCGGTGCAGGCCCGGCGCTGGGTGGGATGATGCTGGCAGTTGCCGGCTTTATCCTTTTTTTGTTGTTGAATGCGTTTTTTGCGGCAGGCGAGTTCGCCTTGATGAAGGTTCGTGAAAGCCAGCTGCACGCCGGGGAAGGTGTTCCGGCCCGAACTCGGAAAAAACTGGCCCGGGCGCGGAAGGCTGCCAAGCATCCTGATCTTTATTTGGCCGCCTGCCAGGCGGGCATTACGCTTTCTTCCCTGGCGTTGGGATTCCTGGGAACGTTTTTTGTATCGGAACTGACAGCTCCCTTTCTGGTTTCCCTGGGATTGGGAGGCATGGTTTCCGTTTACGGAATCGCTCTGGCCGTTACATTTATTTTCTTTGCCTGCTGCCAGGTGGTATTTGGGGAGTTTATCCCCAAGGCTATGGCGATGCGCCAGCCGGACAAGGCCGCCCTGGCGACGGTTCCCCTGCTGTATTTCTTTTATACGGTGTTCAGATATACGGGTATTCTTGGCCTGACGGGCGGAATGGCGCGGTTTGTGCTGAAATACCTGCTGGGCATAGACCCCCGTTCCACGGCGTGCACGGTGCACAGCACGGATGAATTGATGTATCTGGTGGAAGAAAGCGAACGTTCCCGCGAGCTGACGAAGCAGGAGGCTGAAATTTCCAAAAATGCCCTTGAACTGAACGATATGTGCGTCAAGGACGTAATGACCCCGCGCTCTGAAGTGGATGTGATGGATTTGACGGCTCCCTTTGAGGAAAACTGGGAGCTTGCCCGGAAATCCCGCCACACCCGGTTTCCGCTGGTGGAGGGAGACCACCTGGATGAAGTGAAAGGCTGGGTGCATGTCAAAGATCTGCTCAAACTGGTAGGACGGGAAAATCCGGATCTGAGGAGCGTGCGGCGTGAATTGCGCGTGGTGCCGGATACGATGCCCCTGGACAGCCTTCTCACGTTCTTTCTGAAAGAACATGCCCACTTTGCCCTGGTAGTGGATGAATTCGGTGATTCTATCGGCCTGGTATTCCTGGATGATGTGCTGGAACAGATTGTGGGGGATGACATTCAGGACGAGTTTGACCAGGAGGAAATGCGGGAGTTTGTGAAAACCGGCAAGGATACATATGCCGTCAATGGGGCTATTACCCTGTTTGACCTGGCAGATTACCTGCCTGAAATGGATTTGGATTGTCCGGGCGTTACTACGCTGGGCGGTTACGTAATCAGCCGGATGGGTTATATTCCGGAAGAAGGGGAGGAATTGCGGATTGGCCGCTACCGGGCTGTGGTGACGGGGTCTGACGGCAGGAGAATCACGCAGATTCTGCTGGCCCGCCTTCCGGAGGAACAGGAGGAGGAATAG
- a CDS encoding FmdB family zinc ribbon protein, with translation MPIYEYISENPDDPGQSCPVCRRGFELRRPVDRAPLEKCLVCKHPVRKVISRINVPEVTKPLSVSDAKAAGFTVLERRDKGVYEKL, from the coding sequence ATGCCCATATACGAGTATATTTCTGAAAACCCTGACGACCCCGGACAGTCCTGTCCGGTGTGCCGCCGCGGTTTTGAGTTGAGGCGTCCCGTGGACCGTGCTCCGCTTGAAAAATGCCTTGTGTGCAAGCATCCCGTGCGTAAGGTCATCAGCCGCATTAATGTGCCGGAGGTGACCAAGCCTCTTTCCGTTTCAGACGCCAAGGCTGCCGGATTCACCGTGCTGGAGCGCCGGGACAAGGGCGTTTATGAAAAACTGTGA
- the rpsN gene encoding 30S ribosomal protein S14 — protein sequence MAKKSWIARDKKKAETVKRYAELRAQLKAEKDYIGLTMLPRNASPTRTVNRCLVSGRRRAFIRRFKLSRISFRELANAGMIPGVTKSSW from the coding sequence ATGGCTAAGAAGAGCTGGATCGCAAGAGACAAGAAAAAGGCTGAAACCGTCAAGCGCTATGCAGAACTGCGTGCGCAATTGAAGGCTGAGAAGGATTATATCGGTTTAACCATGCTGCCCCGCAATGCAAGCCCGACCCGTACGGTCAACCGCTGCCTTGTTTCCGGCCGCCGCCGTGCATTTATCCGCCGTTTCAAGCTTTCCCGTATTTCCTTCCGTGAACTGGCCAATGCCGGCATGATTCCCGGTGTGACCAAGTCCAGCTGGTAA
- a CDS encoding argininosuccinate synthase, producing MKIVVAYSGGLDTSVLLKWLKEKYNAEIIAYCADVGQAEELDGLEAKALATGASKCFIGDLKEDFATNYIFPMIQANALYEGRYLLGTSIARPCISKDMVDLAIREGADAIAHGATGKGNDQVRFELAVNALAPNIKVIAPWRDPEFRQQFPGRTEMIAYAESHGIPIRQSLKKPYSMDRNLLHISFEAGMLEDTWYDGTTPADREMYKLSVSPEDAPDQAEYIQLLYEKGNVIGIQYDGLDVLLKELGVNPKGERDGYTLLSPLGVMYVLNALGGKHGIGRVDIVENRFVGMKSRGIYETPGGTILLAAHRDIETITIDREVQKVRDSLIPEYATLVYNGFWFAPEREAIQALVTKSQETVNGEVRLKLYKGNVMYAGRRSPQSLYSEEIATMEGGHEELYNQNDAEGFIHLNGLRLKQFSRVNKPYGN from the coding sequence ATGAAAATCGTAGTTGCATACTCTGGCGGCCTTGACACCTCCGTTCTTCTGAAGTGGCTCAAGGAAAAATATAATGCCGAAATCATCGCCTACTGCGCAGACGTAGGACAAGCGGAAGAACTGGACGGACTGGAAGCCAAAGCCCTGGCGACGGGCGCCTCCAAGTGCTTCATCGGCGACCTTAAGGAAGACTTCGCCACCAACTACATCTTCCCGATGATACAGGCCAACGCCCTTTACGAAGGCCGCTACCTGCTGGGAACCTCCATCGCCCGCCCCTGCATTTCCAAAGACATGGTGGATCTGGCCATCCGGGAAGGCGCGGACGCCATCGCCCACGGCGCCACCGGCAAGGGGAACGACCAGGTCCGCTTTGAACTGGCCGTCAATGCCCTGGCTCCGAACATCAAGGTCATCGCCCCGTGGCGCGATCCCGAATTCCGCCAGCAGTTCCCGGGCCGCACGGAAATGATCGCCTACGCGGAATCCCACGGCATCCCGATCCGGCAGTCTCTGAAAAAGCCTTATTCCATGGACCGCAACCTGCTTCACATTTCCTTTGAAGCCGGGATGCTGGAAGATACCTGGTACGACGGCACCACCCCCGCCGACCGTGAAATGTACAAGCTTTCCGTTTCCCCGGAAGATGCTCCGGACCAGGCCGAATACATCCAGCTCCTGTATGAAAAGGGCAATGTCATCGGCATCCAGTACGATGGTCTCGACGTTCTGCTGAAAGAACTGGGCGTCAACCCGAAAGGAGAACGCGACGGGTATACCCTGCTCAGCCCCCTGGGCGTCATGTACGTGCTGAACGCCCTGGGCGGCAAGCATGGCATCGGCCGCGTGGATATCGTAGAAAACCGCTTTGTGGGCATGAAGAGCCGCGGCATTTATGAAACTCCCGGCGGCACCATCCTGCTGGCGGCCCACCGCGATATTGAAACAATTACAATTGATCGGGAAGTGCAAAAGGTGCGCGACTCCCTCATCCCGGAATACGCTACGCTGGTTTACAACGGCTTCTGGTTTGCACCGGAACGCGAGGCCATCCAGGCCCTGGTAACCAAATCCCAGGAAACCGTCAACGGGGAAGTACGCCTGAAGCTTTACAAGGGCAACGTCATGTACGCCGGACGCCGTTCCCCGCAGTCCCTGTATTCCGAAGAAATCGCCACGATGGAAGGCGGCCACGAGGAACTGTACAACCAGAACGACGCGGAAGGGTTCATCCACCTCAACGGATTGCGCCTGAAGCAATTCAGCCGCGTCAACAAACCCTACGGCAATTAA
- a CDS encoding sulfatase-like hydrolase/transferase: MGFLSHAFLAAAFSLSPFLASAAAFKPNIIFIYADDLGMGMLGCYGQEIVKTPNIDRLASQGIMFTRCYSSQYCCPARASLLMGVHDSHSHSYTQTAGALVITAERKGWSNEQLEEKAARAARIKAAEGEVFLPELLKKAGYVTGQFGKLEWGFTTWHGELKRHGWDRYVGYMDHQRAHGFYPSFLWKDGERLPLKGNTHADGGKTPEDYSPGATEKRRGNREGKVTYAPDVMLAETLRFMEENRNKPMFIFFSTNLPHGPVDIPPEENTYAGSPSIRQAYGNASGTNRECSGAAEEYASMVDKLDRQVGAIVDQVRKLGLDKRTIIIFSSDNGHELYYRTDKGRGRGPD, from the coding sequence ATGGGATTTCTTTCACACGCATTTCTGGCGGCTGCATTTTCGCTCTCTCCGTTTTTGGCATCCGCCGCGGCCTTCAAACCCAATATCATTTTTATTTACGCAGATGACCTGGGCATGGGCATGCTGGGCTGCTATGGCCAGGAAATCGTGAAAACACCCAATATCGACCGCCTGGCCAGCCAGGGCATCATGTTCACCCGGTGCTACAGCAGCCAATATTGCTGCCCGGCGCGCGCTTCCCTGCTTATGGGCGTGCACGACAGCCACTCCCATTCCTACACCCAGACGGCGGGAGCCCTGGTCATCACGGCGGAACGGAAAGGCTGGTCCAATGAGCAACTGGAAGAGAAAGCGGCACGGGCAGCACGCATCAAGGCCGCCGAGGGAGAAGTGTTCCTCCCGGAATTGCTGAAAAAGGCCGGATACGTCACGGGACAGTTCGGCAAGCTGGAATGGGGATTCACCACCTGGCACGGAGAATTGAAAAGACACGGCTGGGACCGCTATGTAGGGTACATGGACCATCAAAGGGCCCATGGCTTTTATCCCTCCTTCCTCTGGAAAGACGGCGAACGCCTCCCCCTGAAAGGCAACACCCACGCCGACGGAGGCAAAACCCCGGAAGACTACAGTCCGGGAGCCACAGAAAAACGAAGAGGCAACAGGGAAGGTAAAGTCACCTACGCTCCGGACGTGATGCTGGCGGAAACCCTTCGTTTCATGGAGGAAAACCGGAACAAGCCCATGTTCATCTTTTTTTCCACCAACCTTCCCCACGGCCCGGTAGATATTCCTCCGGAAGAAAACACGTACGCGGGCTCCCCCTCCATCCGTCAGGCCTATGGCAATGCCAGCGGAACCAACAGGGAATGCTCCGGAGCGGCAGAAGAATACGCTTCCATGGTGGACAAGCTGGACAGGCAGGTCGGAGCCATCGTGGACCAGGTGCGCAAGCTGGGCCTGGACAAGCGCACCATTATCATTTTCAGTTCCGACAACGGGCATGAACTTTACTACCGTACAGATAAAGGCCGCGGCCGCGGGCCGGACTGA
- a CDS encoding sulfatase/phosphatase domain-containing protein → MRVPLIISWPGTLPYGKVCHSLVANYDHMASFADLAGVRMPEGKDAVSYIDILSGNSARQRDYVVVDHTVITGDGWKLTQKQNKPFLFQIGKDPEERHNLAETRKDQLEKLRAIYRKEVGSPRKDR, encoded by the coding sequence ATCCGCGTTCCCCTCATCATTTCCTGGCCCGGCACACTGCCCTATGGGAAGGTCTGCCACAGCCTGGTGGCCAATTACGACCATATGGCCTCTTTCGCCGATCTTGCGGGGGTCCGCATGCCGGAAGGTAAAGATGCCGTTTCCTATATAGATATACTGTCCGGCAACTCCGCCAGGCAGCGCGATTATGTGGTCGTGGATCACACCGTCATCACGGGGGACGGCTGGAAGCTTACGCAAAAACAAAATAAACCGTTCCTCTTTCAAATAGGCAAGGACCCTGAAGAAAGACATAATCTTGCGGAAACAAGGAAAGACCAGCTGGAAAAACTCCGGGCCATTTACAGGAAGGAAGTGGGCAGCCCCAGAAAAGACAGGTGA